DNA from Leptospira bandrabouensis:
GCATAACGAACTAGCCTTAACGACGTAGGCTGACCCTGAGTCCCGGAACGGGACGTTAGGGACTGGCACGTAGTTTGCGGATGCAAACGAGTGACAGAAAGCCTATGTGTCGCAGACCGAGCGAGGCCGTAGTGCCGAAGCGAAGCGTTAAGCCGCTGTTATACGACGTGCTTGGGTTTAACTGGCTTTCTGCTCTTTATATTTTTTTATTGCTCTTAACTCATTTTTCAATTCATATTGTTTGATTTCTAAATCATAATGAGCTTGAATAGAGAGCCAGAACTCAGGAGAATTTCCGAAGAATTTAGAGAAACGCAGGGCTGTATCTGCTGTAATTGATCTTTTCCCATGAATAATTTCACTAATTCTTTTTTGATCGATAAGAGTACTTTGCGCAAGTTTGTAAGCAGATAATTCCATAGGTTTAAGAAAGTCTTCTAATAGAATTTCCCCAGGATGAATGTTCATAAGTTCTTTATTCATACAGAATCTCCTTAATGATAATCTATAATTTCGACATTTTCGACAGAACCATTATTCCAATTAAAACAGATTTTATATTTCATATTGATACTAATTGAATGTTGTCCAGATCGGTCATCAGTAAGCTGGTGCAGTCTGTTTCCTGGTGGTGTTTTTAAATCATCTAGATTTTTCGCACTATCGATATGGATCATTTTTCTTCTAGCGGTTCTTTGAATTTCCTTTGGAAATTTTTTAGATAGAGCACCATTCCAAATAGCTTCAGTTTCTTTGTCTCTGAAGGATTTTATCACAATTCAATACTGGTGTCAAGCACTATTACTTATGATTTGATGATATTTTCTTATGAAACTTAGATTTCAAAAATTGACTTTTTGTGGTTTCTTCGATTAAACTTCTCAAACAGATTTAAAATTAGTCATATGAGCTTCCAAGCATGTCGTATAACGAACTAGACTAACCGACGTAGGCTGGCCCTGAGTCCCGAACGGGACGTTAGGGATTGGCACGACGCTTGCGTAAGCAAGAGGAGTGACAAAAGCCTATGTGTCGGAGACCGAACGAGAGCGCAAGTCCCGAAGTGAAGCGGTTAGTTGCTGTTATGCGCAGAAACGCATTATACGAGAGTGATTAAATCAAAATACATTAGTCTTGTATCTTCATTTGTATCTGATTGAGTAAGGTAAACAAATCCATTTTTCTCATAGAAGCTAAGTGTCTCTTTGTTATTATATGCATCTACGGTTACAAATCGACAGCCAGTTTTATTTGAATCTAGAAATAGACCCTTAATATAGTTTAGAATATCTGATCCTAGACCTTGATTTTGGTATTGAATGGCAACACCTAATCTTCCGATTTTAACTGCAGGATAACTTTTAAATCTTTTCTTTTCAGGTATGGACTTTCTAAATTTTTTCCATCCTGAATTAT
Protein-coding regions in this window:
- a CDS encoding HigA family addiction module antitoxin, coding for MNKELMNIHPGEILLEDFLKPMELSAYKLAQSTLIDQKRISEIIHGKRSITADTALRFSKFFGNSPEFWLSIQAHYDLEIKQYELKNELRAIKKYKEQKAS
- a CDS encoding GNAT family N-acetyltransferase, encoding MDWENIRLYRLDSKKSILPFDCGDSDLNDFLLNDSLVYTESLIAVTYIFENSKNQNTVAFFSVINDKISAEQTNNSGWKKFRKSIPEKKRFKSYPAVKIGRLGVAIQYQNQGLGSDILNYIKGLFLDSNKTGCRFVTVDAYNNKETLSFYEKNGFVYLTQSDTNEDTRLMYFDLITLV
- a CDS encoding type II toxin-antitoxin system RelE/ParE family toxin: MIKSFRDKETEAIWNGALSKKFPKEIQRTARRKMIHIDSAKNLDDLKTPPGNRLHQLTDDRSGQHSISINMKYKICFNWNNGSVENVEIIDYH